From Oryza sativa Japonica Group chromosome 4, ASM3414082v1, one genomic window encodes:
- the LOC112938752 gene encoding protein STAY-GREEN LIKE, chloroplastic — MPIEAVAVASLPMASRSAALCFSSAAAARSRSRSRHGRMAVSCDAGASDLLYSSLAAKLLGPPTSFDAGKLTVEFAHSHGNSSSGFPRAYTLTHCDFTANLTLAVSDTIAADRRLRADDVFAEWKQQQQQEGMALHVHCFVSGANLLHGLAAGFRYYVFSKELPLVLKAVVHGDALLFAEQPELLEAKVWVHFHSSSNAKYNRLECWGPLREAANAETTHKRHALEQLHNAITKGTRRRRRKWSSPDAIFSALLALLL, encoded by the exons ATGCCAATAGAAGCTGTGGCGGTCGCTTCTTTACCGATGGCGTCGCGCAGCGCCGCCCTGtgcttctcctccgccgccgctgcccggagCCGGAGCAGGAGCCGGCACGGCAGGATGGCCGTCAGCTGCGACGCCGGGGCCTCAGATCTGCTCTATTCCTCTCTG GCTGCCAAGCTGCTTGGCCCTCCCACCAGCTTCGATGCCGGCAAGCTGACGGTAGAGTTCGCCCACAGCCACGGGAACAGCAGCTCCGGGTTCCCCAGAGCTTACACCCTCACCCACTGCGACTTCACCGCTAACCTCACCCTCGCCGTCTCCgacaccatcgccgccgaccgccgcctcaGGGCGGACGACGTCTTCGCCGAGtggaagcagcagcaacagcaggagGGCATGGCCCTGCACGTGCACTGCTTCGTCAGCGGCGCCAACCTCCTgcatggcctcgccgccggcttcaGGTACTACGTCTTCTCCAAGGAGCTGCCGCTG GTTCTCAAGGCAGTTGTTCATGGCGACGCATTGCTGTTCGCGGAGCAGCCGGAGCTGCTGGAGGCGAAGGTGTGGGTGCACTTCCACTCCAGCTCCAACGCTAAGTACAACAGGCTCGAGTGCTGGGGTCCTCTCAGGGAGGCTGCAAACGCCGAG ACGACGCACAAGAGGCATGCGCTGGAGCAACTGCACAACGCAATCACCAAAGGCACAAGAAGGCGTAGGAGGAAGTGGTCTAGCCCGGACGCCATCTTCAGCGCCCTGCTCGCCCTTCTCCTTTGA